In Bradyrhizobium manausense, the sequence CGCCGGCATCTTGCCGTCGTCGGCCATCGATCCCGTGACGTCGAGCACCATGGCCACGCGCATGCGCACGAGACCCCAGGCGCTGGTCGACGTCGTGTTGACGTCGAGCGTCGGGAAGCCGGCGATTTTCATGAAAGTGGTTGTGAAGTTGCCGTCACCGGTGAGCTGGATGGTCGAGCCCATTGACGTGCTCGCCGTGTAGCTCGCGGTGACCGTCACGTTCGGCAGTGCGCTGGTGTCGGTGAACAGCCCATTGAAATAGGCGGTTGCCTTCGTGCTGAGCTGCGACGTGGTGATGGCGCCGGAGGACAGGTCCTTCGACAGCATCAGCGCTGCGGAGTCGAGGGCGGCCTGCATTGAGGAGCGCGCCTGGACGGCACGGCTGTAATCCACCGCCGCACCGACGAAGCTCAGGATCGGGACGAGGGCGATGGCGAAGATCACGGCAATATTGCCTTGCTCGGCCCGGGCGAAACGGGCGAGTTGTCGTCCAATTCGATTGACAACGGGTAGGCAAGACATGGCGATCCCCGGGATCTGTGGTTTTGCCGGATTTCACGCCACATCCTTCAACGGCGGGTAAATTGGACCCTACAAAAACGGAGGAATCCCGGGGCAAACCGACGCGGCTGTGTCCAAGTCAGGTTCCTGGTCAACACGTTCTGAACAGGTTGATGGGAAATTTTGTCAAATCGGCCCGGATTGATTAACCTTGTCCAGGATCGCCCGGACCGGGAATCGGGACCGCCGCGGCCGCATCGGCTGGACCGTTGCAAGCTTGCGGCGGGCCTGGGGCGGGCCCATATTCCATGCAGTCGATCCGGGTTTGACCGGACCGGTGGGAAGCGGCGATCCAACAAGGCGGTGCGCCAGTGCGAGGTCCCGGGATTGGGGCCGCGTGGTGGACCGTCATACGCTTCCGTGGGGAATTTGAACGCCTGAGCCATGCCGCAACTGACTTCCAGACTCGACCTGTCCGCCACCGCCAACGCTCCCCGGATGAGCAATGACGAGAACCGTTCCGGAAGCCCGGCGGGTCCGAACACGTCTGTCATCACCAAGGTCAAACCGAAAACCAAGCGGCCGAACCTCTACCGTGTGCTGATCCTGAACGACGACTACACGCCGATGGAATTCGTCGTCCATGTGCTGGAGAAGTTCTTCCAGAAGGACGTCGAAGCAGCGACCAAGATCATGCTGCATGTCCACCATCACGGTATTGGCGAGTGCGGCGTGTTCACCTACGAGATTGCCGAGACCAAAGTGACGCAGGTGATGGATTTCGCCCGCAAGCATCAGCACCCGTTACAATGTGTGATGGAAAAGAAGTAGGGCGCGTTCGAATCCCGAGTTCTTTAGAGTCGTTCTGTTCGCGCGATGTGTGATGTCAGCGCTATATCGCTGCATGCTCCGGCGAAAATCAGTGTTGACGTCAATCCT encodes:
- the clpS gene encoding ATP-dependent Clp protease adapter ClpS; translated protein: MSNDENRSGSPAGPNTSVITKVKPKTKRPNLYRVLILNDDYTPMEFVVHVLEKFFQKDVEAATKIMLHVHHHGIGECGVFTYEIAETKVTQVMDFARKHQHPLQCVMEKK